A stretch of the Serratia marcescens genome encodes the following:
- the hutI gene encoding imidazolonepropionase, whose product MTSEIHCDSLWHGADIVTMRDGNYHTLTDGAIAVRDGKIVWIGEHAALPPGLIADETVKFDGGIITPGFVDCHTHLVFGGNRSGEFEQRLNGVSYADIAAQGGGIISTVKATREADEALLLEQALFRLRPLLAEGVTCVEIKSGYGLSPESELKMLRVARKLGELLPVEVKTTCLAAHALPPEYANRADDYINLVCDTIIPQAAAAGLADAVDAFCEHLAFSPAQVERVFAAAEAAGLPVKLHAEQLSALGGSTLAARHHALSADHLEYATEQDARAMGDAGTVAVLLPGAYYLLRETQCPPVELFRKHRVAMAIASDANPGTSPALSLRLMINMACTLFRLTPEEALAGVTTHAAKALGLQHSHGTLETGKVADFVHWPLSRPAELAYWLGGQLPCTVIFRGEVRQ is encoded by the coding sequence ATGACGTCTGAGATTCACTGTGACAGCCTGTGGCACGGCGCCGATATCGTCACCATGCGCGACGGCAACTATCACACCCTGACCGACGGCGCGATCGCCGTGCGCGACGGCAAGATCGTCTGGATTGGCGAACATGCGGCGCTGCCGCCCGGCCTGATCGCGGACGAAACGGTGAAATTCGACGGCGGCATCATCACCCCCGGCTTTGTTGACTGCCACACGCACCTGGTGTTTGGCGGCAACCGCAGCGGCGAGTTCGAACAGCGGCTGAACGGCGTGAGCTACGCCGACATCGCCGCGCAGGGCGGCGGCATCATTTCCACCGTGAAAGCCACCCGCGAGGCCGACGAAGCGCTGCTGCTGGAGCAGGCGCTGTTCCGCCTGCGGCCGCTGCTGGCGGAAGGCGTCACCTGCGTGGAGATCAAATCCGGTTACGGCCTCAGCCCGGAGAGCGAACTGAAGATGCTGCGGGTGGCGCGCAAGTTGGGCGAGCTGCTGCCGGTCGAGGTGAAAACCACCTGTCTGGCGGCCCATGCGCTGCCGCCGGAATACGCCAACCGCGCCGACGACTACATCAATCTGGTCTGCGATACCATCATCCCGCAGGCGGCCGCCGCCGGCCTGGCGGATGCGGTTGACGCCTTCTGCGAACATCTGGCGTTCTCACCGGCGCAGGTGGAGCGAGTCTTCGCCGCCGCCGAAGCCGCCGGTTTGCCGGTCAAGCTGCACGCCGAGCAACTCTCCGCCCTCGGCGGCAGCACGCTGGCGGCGCGACATCACGCGCTTTCCGCCGACCATCTCGAATACGCCACCGAGCAAGATGCCCGCGCCATGGGCGACGCCGGCACCGTTGCGGTGCTGCTACCCGGCGCCTATTACCTGCTGCGCGAAACCCAGTGCCCGCCGGTGGAGCTGTTCCGCAAGCACCGCGTGGCGATGGCGATCGCCAGCGACGCCAACCCCGGCACCTCGCCGGCGCTGTCGCTGCGCCTGATGATCAACATGGCCTGCACGCTGTTCCGCCTGACGCCGGAAGAAGCGTTGGCGGGCGTTACCACCCACGCCGCCAAAGCGCTGGGGCTGCAACACAGCCACGGCACGCTGGAAACCGGCAAGGTGGCGGACTTCGTTCACTGGCCGCTGTCGCGGCCGGCGGAACTGGCTTATTGGTTGGGCGGTCAGCTGCCCTGTACGGTGATTTTCCGAGGAGAAGTACGTCAATGA
- the hutC gene encoding histidine utilization repressor, with amino-acid sequence MAEQQTVLQLAAAMSDAPAPIYQRVKQAIVNQIRAGHWQPHQRVPSESELVAELGVSRMTINRALRELTSEGFLIRMQGVGTFVAEAKAHTALLEVHNIADEIAARGHRHSSKILELKARPASEEEATALGIHPGQRLFYSQIVHYENDVPVQVEDRCVNPLVAPDYLKQDFDRVTPYTYLTQAAPLTAGEHIVEAVIPTRRERELLQLEDHEPGLLIHRRTWSGKTVVTSARLLYPGSRYQLFGRFTSEV; translated from the coding sequence GTGGCTGAACAACAGACCGTGTTACAACTGGCGGCTGCAATGAGCGATGCCCCCGCCCCGATCTACCAACGGGTCAAACAGGCGATCGTGAATCAAATTCGTGCGGGGCACTGGCAACCGCACCAGCGCGTGCCCTCCGAAAGTGAACTGGTGGCGGAACTGGGCGTCAGCCGCATGACCATCAACCGCGCACTGCGCGAGCTGACCAGCGAAGGTTTTTTGATTCGCATGCAGGGCGTCGGCACCTTCGTCGCCGAAGCCAAAGCGCATACCGCGCTGCTGGAAGTGCACAATATCGCCGATGAGATCGCCGCGCGCGGTCATCGCCACAGCAGCAAGATCCTCGAGCTGAAGGCCCGCCCGGCCAGCGAGGAAGAGGCGACGGCGCTGGGCATTCACCCCGGCCAACGGCTGTTCTACTCGCAGATCGTGCATTACGAAAACGACGTGCCGGTGCAGGTGGAAGACCGCTGCGTCAACCCGCTGGTGGCGCCGGATTACCTGAAGCAGGATTTCGATCGCGTCACGCCATACACCTATCTGACGCAGGCTGCGCCACTGACCGCCGGCGAACACATCGTCGAAGCGGTGATCCCCACTCGGCGCGAGCGCGAGCTGCTGCAGCTGGAAGACCACGAACCCGGTCTGCTGATCCATCGCCGCACCTGGTCCGGCAAAACCGTGGTGACCTCGGCCCGGCTGCTGTACCCCGGCAGCCGTTATCAACTGTTCGGCCGCTTCACCAGCGAAGTCTGA
- a CDS encoding formimidoylglutamate deiminase, producing the protein MPAYFAPRALLPEGWAHNVRLDVDAQGYLTQVTADAEPQGCIRLHGDAVPGMPNLHSHAFQRAMAGLAEVAGNPQDSFWTWRDLMYRLVQRLTPEQVEVVARQLYIEMLKGGYTQVAEFHYLHHDTDGKPYADRGEMTGRLSEAAHQAGIGMTMLPVLYSYAGFGAQPAQPGQKRFIQDTESYLHQQQVIARQLADRPLQNQGLCFHSLRAVELGQMQQILAASDRTLPVHIHIAEQQKEVNDCLAWSGQRPVAWLYDHLPVDQRWCLVHATHLDRDELEALARSRAVAGLCLTTEANLGDGIFPGDAYLQQQGRWGIGSDSHVSLNVVEELRWFEYGQRLRDQRRNRLTTPEQSAVGDVLYLQALQGGAQACGAPIGRLQSGYRADWLVLDGDDPYLAAAPDASILNRWLFAGGKEQIRDVFVGGRQVIEQGRHALQQQSSAEFLQVLKTFQQEA; encoded by the coding sequence ATGCCTGCTTATTTTGCCCCACGCGCTTTGCTCCCTGAGGGCTGGGCGCATAACGTCCGGCTGGACGTCGATGCGCAAGGTTATCTGACTCAAGTTACCGCCGACGCTGAACCGCAAGGCTGCATCCGGCTGCACGGCGACGCGGTGCCGGGCATGCCGAACCTGCATTCCCACGCTTTCCAGCGCGCGATGGCCGGGCTGGCGGAAGTGGCGGGCAACCCGCAGGACAGCTTCTGGACCTGGCGCGATCTGATGTACCGCCTGGTGCAGCGTCTGACGCCGGAGCAGGTGGAGGTGGTCGCCCGTCAACTGTATATCGAAATGCTCAAGGGCGGATACACCCAGGTGGCCGAATTCCATTACCTGCATCACGACACCGACGGTAAACCTTACGCCGATCGCGGTGAAATGACCGGCCGCCTCAGCGAGGCCGCGCATCAGGCAGGCATCGGTATGACGATGCTGCCGGTGCTGTACAGCTACGCCGGTTTCGGCGCACAGCCGGCACAGCCGGGGCAGAAGCGTTTTATCCAGGATACCGAAAGCTATCTGCACCAGCAGCAGGTGATTGCCCGCCAGCTGGCGGATCGTCCGTTGCAGAATCAGGGGCTGTGCTTCCATTCGCTGCGTGCGGTGGAGCTGGGCCAGATGCAGCAGATTTTGGCCGCGTCGGATCGTACCTTGCCGGTACATATTCATATCGCCGAGCAGCAAAAAGAGGTGAACGACTGCCTGGCGTGGAGCGGGCAGCGCCCGGTGGCCTGGCTGTATGACCATCTGCCGGTCGATCAGCGCTGGTGTCTGGTGCATGCCACCCACCTGGATCGCGATGAGCTGGAAGCGTTGGCGCGCAGCCGCGCGGTGGCCGGCCTGTGCCTGACCACCGAAGCCAATCTCGGCGACGGCATTTTCCCCGGCGACGCTTACCTGCAGCAGCAGGGGCGCTGGGGCATCGGTTCCGATAGCCACGTTTCGCTCAACGTGGTGGAAGAGCTGCGCTGGTTCGAATACGGCCAGCGGCTGCGCGATCAGCGCCGCAACCGTCTGACGACGCCGGAACAGTCGGCGGTGGGCGATGTGCTGTACCTGCAGGCGCTGCAGGGCGGTGCGCAGGCGTGTGGCGCGCCGATCGGCCGGTTGCAGAGCGGCTATCGCGCCGACTGGCTGGTGCTGGACGGCGACGACCCGTATCTGGCGGCGGCGCCGGACGCCTCGATCCTCAACCGCTGGCTGTTCGCCGGCGGCAAAGAGCAAATTCGCGACGTGTTCGTCGGCGGGCGGCAGGTGATTGAGCAGGGGCGGCACGCGCTGCAGCAGCAGAGCAGCGCCGAGTTCCTGCAGGTGCTGAAAACCTTCCAGCAGGAGGCGTAA
- a CDS encoding HutD/Ves family protein, whose translation MSLTRFDFAALPVSPWRNGGGETREIVSWPPGAQDFDWRASIATIAQDGPFSAFAGIDRSITLLEGDGVRLFSAGHIDHQLARVGEPFAFSGDVALEATLLGGASQDFNIMTRRGRQAAEVRCSTVPVTLLPNRAGVLYVLSGVWSLPEGGELQAREGVWWAAQAAGGEVAPLTADGALLWANITAC comes from the coding sequence ATGAGCCTGACCCGTTTTGACTTCGCCGCGCTTCCGGTCAGCCCGTGGCGCAACGGCGGTGGGGAAACCCGTGAAATCGTCAGCTGGCCGCCGGGCGCGCAGGATTTTGACTGGCGCGCCAGCATCGCCACCATCGCGCAGGACGGGCCGTTTTCCGCCTTTGCGGGCATCGATCGTTCGATCACGCTGCTGGAAGGCGACGGCGTGCGGTTGTTCAGCGCCGGGCATATCGACCATCAATTGGCTCGCGTCGGGGAACCGTTCGCCTTTTCCGGCGACGTGGCGCTGGAAGCGACGCTGCTGGGCGGCGCCAGTCAGGATTTCAATATCATGACGCGCCGCGGCCGGCAGGCGGCCGAGGTGCGGTGCAGCACGGTGCCCGTCACCCTGCTGCCCAATCGGGCGGGCGTGCTGTATGTGCTGAGCGGAGTTTGGTCGCTGCCGGAGGGCGGCGAACTGCAGGCGCGCGAGGGCGTCTGGTGGGCGGCGCAGGCGGCGGGCGGCGAAGTGGCACCGCTGACGGCCGACGGCGCTCTCCTGTGGGCGAACATCACAGCCTGCTAA
- a CDS encoding LacI family DNA-binding transcriptional regulator produces the protein MASLKDVAKLAGVSLMTVSRAINEPGKLRPETYRRVKQAIDQLDYVPDLSARRIRGDGNRVQTLGVLALDTATTPFSVEMILSIEKTARERGWNSFVVNLFADDNAEQTVDLLLAHRPDGVIFTTMGLREVTLPAKLLDKKLVLANCVSPAHSIASYIPDDEQGQYDATRTLIAKGYRAPLCIHLPADTLAAGLRRRGLERAWREAGRDVEQLRQYHLDLSGGDQSYRDCVALLERHFSAGRRDCDVVVCGNDRIAFLVYQVLLAQGWRIPQQVAVLGYDNMVGTGELFLPALTTVQLPHYELGRLAALHVIEQREQRETVKVPCPLLERGSL, from the coding sequence ATGGCTTCGCTGAAAGACGTCGCAAAACTTGCCGGAGTCTCGTTGATGACGGTGTCCCGCGCCATCAATGAACCCGGCAAGCTGCGGCCGGAAACCTACCGCCGCGTCAAACAGGCTATCGACCAGTTGGACTACGTGCCGGATCTGTCGGCGCGGCGTATTCGCGGTGACGGAAACCGCGTGCAGACACTCGGCGTGCTGGCACTGGACACTGCCACGACGCCGTTCTCGGTGGAAATGATCCTGTCGATTGAGAAAACCGCGCGCGAGCGAGGCTGGAACAGCTTCGTCGTCAACCTGTTCGCCGACGACAACGCCGAACAGACCGTCGATCTGCTGCTGGCGCATCGTCCGGATGGGGTGATCTTCACCACGATGGGGCTGCGCGAGGTGACATTGCCGGCCAAACTGCTGGACAAAAAGCTGGTGCTGGCCAACTGCGTCAGTCCGGCACATTCGATCGCCAGCTACATTCCTGATGACGAGCAAGGGCAGTATGACGCCACGCGCACGCTGATCGCCAAAGGCTATCGCGCGCCACTGTGCATTCATTTACCGGCGGATACGCTGGCGGCGGGCCTGCGCCGTCGCGGTCTGGAACGCGCCTGGCGCGAAGCGGGGCGCGATGTTGAACAACTGCGGCAGTATCATCTCGATCTGAGCGGCGGCGATCAAAGCTATCGCGACTGCGTCGCGCTGCTGGAGCGGCATTTCTCTGCAGGACGGCGTGATTGCGATGTCGTGGTGTGCGGAAACGATCGGATAGCCTTTCTGGTGTATCAGGTCTTGCTGGCGCAAGGATGGCGGATACCGCAACAGGTGGCGGTGCTGGGTTACGACAATATGGTCGGCACCGGTGAGCTGTTCCTGCCGGCATTGACGACGGTGCAGCTGCCGCATTATGAGCTGGGCCGCCTTGCGGCGCTGCATGTGATTGAGCAGCGGGAGCAGCGTGAGACGGTGAAAGTGCCTTGCCCGCTGTTGGAGCGTGGTTCGCTGTAA
- a CDS encoding glycoside hydrolase family 32 protein: protein MNTALARADHAVEALRAERRDDYYPLFHLAPPAGWINDPNGLICIDGVYHAFFQHHPYSEHWGPMHWGHATSRDLIRWQHQPIALAPDAPYDKDGCFSGCAVDDNGVLTLIYTGHVWLGEPGDDSQVREVQCLATSEDGIRFVKHGPVLAAPDGIQHFRDPKVWRENGEWWLVVGAKENGLGQVRLYRSADLRAWRFDRVLAGAQAAHQGYMWECPDFFPLGEQHLLLFSPQGLAAQGYRYRNRFQSGYLLGHWRPDSDFRVTQPFCELDAGHDFYAPQTFTAADGRRLLFAWMDMWESPMPSKAHRWAGALTLPRELTLAADGSVRMNPARELTALRRESHTFLAQTLTNQHLPLADDVQELTLTLRPADNDAERYGLAIGSAARLFVDNQAHRLVLERFHDTPALCTCRSVPLPEGDSLSLRIFIDRSSLEIFVDQGQTCLTSRIYPTEGDRRLSLFAEGGRAQFEPITGWRLASLWG, encoded by the coding sequence ATGAACACTGCCTTAGCTCGAGCCGACCATGCGGTCGAAGCCCTGCGCGCAGAGCGCCGAGACGATTACTACCCGCTGTTCCATCTCGCGCCGCCCGCCGGCTGGATCAACGATCCCAACGGCCTGATCTGTATTGACGGCGTCTATCATGCCTTCTTCCAGCATCACCCCTACAGCGAGCACTGGGGCCCCATGCACTGGGGACACGCGACCAGCCGCGATCTGATCCGCTGGCAGCACCAGCCCATCGCCCTGGCGCCCGATGCGCCCTATGACAAAGACGGTTGCTTTTCCGGCTGCGCCGTGGATGACAACGGCGTGCTGACGCTGATTTACACCGGCCACGTGTGGCTGGGCGAGCCCGGCGACGACAGCCAGGTGCGGGAAGTGCAATGTCTGGCCACCAGCGAAGACGGCATACGCTTCGTCAAGCACGGGCCGGTGCTGGCCGCGCCGGACGGCATTCAGCATTTCCGCGATCCGAAAGTCTGGCGCGAGAACGGCGAATGGTGGCTGGTGGTCGGTGCCAAAGAAAACGGCCTGGGCCAGGTGCGCCTGTACCGTTCTGCAGATCTGCGCGCCTGGCGCTTCGATCGGGTGCTGGCCGGCGCGCAGGCGGCGCATCAAGGGTATATGTGGGAATGCCCGGATTTCTTCCCGCTGGGGGAACAACACCTGTTGTTGTTCTCACCGCAGGGGCTGGCGGCACAGGGCTACCGCTACCGCAATCGCTTCCAGAGCGGCTATCTGCTCGGCCACTGGCGGCCTGACAGCGACTTTAGGGTGACCCAACCCTTCTGCGAGCTGGATGCCGGCCACGATTTCTATGCGCCGCAGACCTTCACCGCCGCCGACGGCCGTCGGCTGCTGTTTGCCTGGATGGATATGTGGGAATCCCCAATGCCCAGCAAAGCGCACCGCTGGGCCGGCGCCCTCACCCTGCCGCGTGAGCTGACGCTGGCCGCCGACGGCAGCGTCCGCATGAACCCGGCGCGTGAACTGACGGCGCTGCGCCGAGAATCGCACACCTTTTTGGCACAGACGCTGACCAATCAGCATCTGCCGCTGGCGGACGACGTGCAGGAACTCACCCTGACGTTGAGACCGGCCGACAACGACGCCGAGCGCTACGGGCTGGCCATCGGGAGTGCGGCGCGGCTGTTCGTCGACAATCAGGCGCACAGGCTGGTGCTGGAACGTTTTCATGACACCCCCGCCCTGTGCACCTGCCGCAGCGTGCCGCTGCCAGAAGGTGACAGCCTGTCGCTACGGATCTTCATTGATCGCTCATCGCTGGAGATCTTCGTCGATCAGGGGCAGACCTGCCTGACCAGCCGAATTTATCCGACGGAGGGCGATCGCCGCCTCAGCCTGTTCGCCGAAGGCGGCCGGGCACAGTTTGAGCCCATCACGGGATGGCGGTTGGCAAGCCTCTGGGGATAA
- a CDS encoding MFS transporter gives MNRETKKYYVLLSGLLFFFFFTWSSSFSLISLWLNQKIGLKGAETGLIFSAISLVALCTQPLYGFIQDKLGLRKHLLQFLGVMLLLTGPFFIYVYAPLLASSLPLGALVGGVFIGATFFAGIGALESYTERVSRISGFEFGRARMWGSLGWASATFLAGFIFNIDPNINFWLASAAAVVFLLLLSQVRELKPNAMAGLAFGKPENLRLQDALALLRMPGLWALVVFVLGISVYNVFDQQFSVYFASQFASREQGNEMYGFLNSLQVFLEAGGMFLAPLLVNRIGAKQGLLLAGGVMALRMFGSGLVSGALMISAMKLLHAVELPILLIAIFKYIASRFDSRLSSTLYLVGFQFITQVMASFLSPLAGYGYDRIGFADTYLLMGCAVAATTLVSCFLLRGERSASATPFQSAIKSSESVQ, from the coding sequence ATGAACCGCGAAACTAAAAAATATTACGTGCTGCTCAGCGGCCTGCTGTTCTTCTTTTTCTTCACCTGGTCTTCCAGCTTTTCACTGATCTCGCTGTGGCTGAATCAGAAAATCGGCCTGAAAGGCGCCGAGACTGGCCTGATCTTCTCCGCTATCTCGTTGGTAGCGCTGTGCACCCAGCCGCTGTACGGGTTTATTCAGGACAAACTTGGGCTGCGCAAGCACCTGCTGCAGTTTCTCGGCGTGATGCTGCTGCTGACCGGCCCGTTCTTTATCTACGTTTACGCCCCGCTGCTGGCGAGCAGCCTGCCGCTCGGTGCGCTGGTCGGCGGCGTATTTATCGGCGCCACCTTCTTCGCCGGCATCGGCGCGCTGGAATCTTATACCGAGCGAGTCAGCCGCATCAGCGGTTTCGAATTCGGCCGCGCCCGCATGTGGGGATCGCTCGGCTGGGCCAGCGCCACCTTTTTGGCCGGTTTTATCTTCAATATCGATCCGAACATCAATTTCTGGCTGGCCTCCGCCGCCGCCGTGGTATTCCTGTTGCTGCTCAGTCAGGTGCGCGAGCTGAAGCCGAACGCCATGGCCGGCCTGGCGTTCGGCAAACCGGAAAATCTGCGGCTGCAGGACGCGCTGGCGCTGCTGCGTATGCCAGGCCTCTGGGCGCTGGTGGTGTTTGTGCTCGGTATCAGCGTGTACAACGTGTTCGATCAGCAATTTTCGGTCTACTTCGCCTCGCAGTTCGCTTCTCGCGAACAGGGCAACGAGATGTACGGCTTCCTCAACTCGCTGCAGGTCTTCCTCGAAGCCGGCGGCATGTTCCTGGCACCGCTGCTGGTGAACCGCATCGGCGCCAAACAGGGGTTGCTGCTGGCCGGTGGCGTGATGGCGCTGCGCATGTTCGGCTCAGGCTTGGTCAGCGGCGCATTGATGATCTCCGCCATGAAACTGCTGCACGCCGTAGAGTTGCCGATCCTGCTGATCGCTATCTTCAAATACATCGCCAGCCGCTTCGACAGTCGCCTCTCCTCAACGCTTTACCTGGTGGGCTTTCAGTTCATCACCCAGGTGATGGCCAGCTTCCTGTCGCCGCTGGCGGGCTACGGTTATGACCGCATCGGCTTTGCCGACACCTATCTGCTGATGGGGTGCGCGGTCGCCGCCACGACGCTTGTCTCCTGTTTCCTGCTGCGCGGCGAACGTTCCGCCAGCGCAACCCCCTTTCAATCCGCCATTAAATCAAGTGAGTCTGTCCAATGA
- a CDS encoding MFS transporter: MNQQTLDARRSRQALLAGSVGNFIEWYEFGVYGFLATVIAANFFTLQGENEITSLILTYAAFALAFFCRPIGAVIFGRIGDRIGRRPTLIAVLLLMTLATALIGAMPTYASIGVAAPLLLTLLRMFQGLFAGGEFGGAVSLMTEFAPKGKRGLFGAWQSLTVALGLLAGAGLVALLAALLSAQQLHDWGWRIPFLLALPMGAVALWLRLKLEETPTFTQAQRVAEHSAIPQEARLSGVAKTILIGIGRMMGWSAAGYTFLVVMPSYLQTSLHATFQQALVATVLANVGFALTILPAGIISDKLGRKTVMLTAVAAVILFTFPLLHLLQDAQSSLWAKGLAVMIAGAVVGLLAGPGPAMLAEMFPTRVRYTGLGLAYSLSNAVFSGSAGLIITGLIKQTGNIDIPAYYVVATSVVSLFALMTLRRDDHLRSLNER; encoded by the coding sequence ATGAATCAACAGACTCTCGACGCGCGCCGCTCGCGTCAGGCGTTACTGGCCGGCTCGGTCGGCAACTTTATCGAATGGTACGAGTTCGGGGTGTACGGGTTCCTGGCCACCGTTATCGCCGCCAATTTTTTCACGCTGCAGGGTGAAAACGAAATCACCAGCCTGATCCTCACCTACGCCGCCTTCGCGCTGGCGTTTTTCTGTCGGCCGATCGGCGCGGTGATCTTCGGCCGCATCGGCGATCGCATCGGCCGTCGCCCGACGCTGATTGCGGTTCTGCTGTTGATGACGCTGGCCACCGCGCTGATCGGCGCTATGCCGACCTATGCCTCGATCGGCGTCGCCGCCCCGCTGCTGCTGACGCTGCTGCGCATGTTTCAGGGGCTGTTCGCCGGCGGCGAATTCGGCGGCGCCGTGTCGCTGATGACCGAGTTCGCTCCGAAGGGCAAGCGCGGGCTGTTCGGCGCCTGGCAATCGCTGACCGTCGCGCTCGGCCTGCTGGCCGGGGCTGGACTGGTGGCGCTGCTGGCCGCGCTGCTGAGCGCGCAGCAACTGCATGACTGGGGCTGGCGCATTCCCTTCCTGCTGGCGCTGCCGATGGGCGCCGTGGCGCTGTGGTTGCGGCTCAAGCTCGAGGAAACGCCCACGTTTACCCAGGCGCAGCGCGTCGCGGAGCACAGCGCCATACCGCAGGAGGCGAGATTGAGCGGCGTGGCGAAAACCATTCTGATCGGCATCGGCCGCATGATGGGCTGGTCGGCCGCCGGCTATACCTTCCTGGTGGTGATGCCTTCCTATTTGCAAACCTCATTGCACGCCACCTTCCAGCAGGCGCTGGTGGCGACGGTGTTGGCCAACGTCGGCTTCGCCCTGACCATTCTGCCGGCGGGCATCATCAGCGACAAACTGGGGCGTAAAACGGTGATGCTGACGGCGGTGGCGGCGGTGATCCTGTTCACCTTCCCACTGCTGCACCTGTTGCAGGATGCGCAGAGTTCACTGTGGGCCAAAGGGCTGGCGGTCATGATCGCCGGTGCCGTGGTCGGCCTGCTGGCCGGTCCCGGCCCGGCGATGCTGGCGGAGATGTTCCCGACCCGGGTGCGCTATACCGGCTTGGGGCTGGCTTATTCGCTGTCCAATGCGGTATTTTCCGGCTCGGCCGGGCTGATTATCACCGGCCTCATCAAACAGACCGGTAATATCGACATTCCCGCCTACTACGTGGTCGCCACCTCGGTGGTCAGCCTGTTTGCGCTGATGACGCTGCGCCGCGACGACCATCTGCGCTCGCTGAACGAACGTTAA
- a CDS encoding GFA family protein has protein sequence MENPCYSGGCLCGHIRFQARGLPGNPHSCSCDFCRRHSGAPTLCWVEFPRQAVEWNGPGGIPTLYRSSPYSSRAFCPRCGSTLGAIDDEPTVALATGSFDRADLPELRPTSHAFADVCPEWWRIDGRR, from the coding sequence ATGGAAAACCCCTGCTATAGCGGCGGCTGCCTGTGCGGGCATATTCGCTTTCAGGCACGCGGCCTGCCTGGCAATCCGCACAGCTGTTCCTGCGATTTTTGCCGCCGCCACTCCGGCGCACCGACGCTCTGCTGGGTCGAATTTCCGCGTCAGGCCGTCGAGTGGAACGGCCCGGGCGGCATACCCACACTCTACCGTTCTTCACCCTATTCCAGCCGCGCCTTTTGCCCGCGCTGCGGCAGCACGCTGGGGGCGATCGACGACGAACCGACGGTGGCGCTGGCCACCGGCAGCTTCGATCGGGCCGATCTACCGGAGCTGCGCCCGACCTCACATGCATTCGCCGATGTTTGCCCCGAATGGTGGCGTATCGACGGCAGGCGCTGA
- a CDS encoding DAPG hydrolase family protein: MTHPSLLAPWGVNDINELLRPEPLRLEMGLSRSADGLLTVAVRTDLHGCKGRMLDWWFTFFETTQHINWWHPHDHVEHRGWDRHWKKGESYIGASIEAVEWLAELPPVAARLKFHAAEDFFAPQPLRQARDAQALSAAVCARIGFGDQVALDDNGDPCDGEMLHLVRDTPYGCVLRSRFLLGKACANAHDELPDDIGFNLMRHCYNEFSYLAQFLPSLYYAENGREPAPLLW; encoded by the coding sequence ATGACACATCCTTCCCTGCTGGCGCCGTGGGGCGTCAACGATATCAACGAGTTGCTCAGGCCAGAACCGCTACGGCTGGAGATGGGGCTGAGCCGCAGCGCCGACGGCCTGCTGACCGTGGCAGTTCGTACCGATCTGCACGGCTGCAAAGGGCGCATGCTGGACTGGTGGTTCACCTTCTTCGAGACGACTCAGCACATCAACTGGTGGCACCCGCACGATCACGTCGAACACCGTGGCTGGGATCGCCACTGGAAAAAGGGGGAAAGCTACATCGGCGCCAGCATCGAAGCGGTCGAATGGCTGGCGGAGCTGCCGCCGGTCGCGGCGCGCCTCAAGTTTCACGCCGCCGAGGACTTCTTCGCGCCGCAGCCGCTGCGCCAGGCGCGCGACGCGCAGGCGCTCTCCGCCGCCGTTTGCGCTCGCATCGGCTTCGGCGACCAGGTGGCGCTGGATGACAACGGCGATCCCTGCGACGGCGAGATGCTGCACCTGGTGCGCGACACGCCCTATGGTTGCGTGCTACGCAGTCGCTTCCTGCTGGGTAAAGCCTGCGCCAACGCCCACGACGAGCTGCCAGATGACATCGGCTTTAACCTGATGCGCCACTGCTACAACGAGTTCAGCTATCTGGCGCAGTTCCTGCCGTCGCTGTACTACGCCGAAAACGGTCGCGAACCTGCGCCGTTGCTCTGGTAA
- a CDS encoding TetR/AcrR family transcriptional regulator encodes MANPNEEPLRARGRPATPETALRAALAQATLALLLDGGYAAATVDAVAKRAGVAKKTLYRFAANRDELVAQAVSGWTEAFQPAFAQDAGQRAAVAPLLEKGLKAIAQQVLSAEAVGMFRLLQSEFPGREGLLDSYQRNGIQHGRATVADWLQRQRQCGWLRERDWAQTSDLLLAMTIAEPLRQMTLGLLPPGSAIDERIAAAVALVMPGLLLGENVDCAAL; translated from the coding sequence ATGGCGAACCCGAATGAAGAACCGCTGCGCGCGCGCGGCCGGCCGGCCACGCCGGAAACGGCGCTGCGCGCGGCGCTGGCCCAGGCGACGTTGGCGCTGCTGCTCGACGGCGGCTATGCCGCAGCAACGGTGGATGCGGTGGCGAAACGCGCCGGGGTGGCTAAAAAAACCCTGTATCGCTTTGCCGCCAACCGTGATGAGCTGGTAGCGCAGGCGGTAAGCGGCTGGACCGAGGCGTTTCAGCCGGCCTTCGCCCAGGATGCCGGGCAGCGGGCGGCGGTTGCGCCACTGTTGGAAAAAGGGCTGAAGGCCATCGCGCAGCAGGTACTGAGCGCCGAAGCGGTGGGCATGTTTCGGCTGCTGCAAAGCGAGTTTCCGGGGCGCGAGGGGCTGCTGGACAGCTATCAGCGCAACGGCATTCAGCACGGCCGGGCGACGGTGGCGGACTGGCTGCAGCGCCAGCGGCAGTGCGGGTGGCTGCGTGAGCGAGACTGGGCGCAAACCAGCGATCTCTTGTTGGCGATGACCATCGCCGAACCGCTGCGGCAGATGACGCTGGGGCTGTTGCCGCCGGGCAGCGCGATCGACGAGCGCATCGCGGCGGCGGTGGCGCTGGTCATGCCGGGTTTGCTGCTCGGGGAAAACGTGGATTGCGCCGCATTGTGA